The following proteins are co-located in the Natator depressus isolate rNatDep1 chromosome 4, rNatDep2.hap1, whole genome shotgun sequence genome:
- the WBP1 gene encoding LOW QUALITY PROTEIN: WW domain-binding protein 1 (The sequence of the model RefSeq protein was modified relative to this genomic sequence to represent the inferred CDS: deleted 2 bases in 1 codon), whose amino-acid sequence MAAAEGTGRAAGMAAAAPGPGRRRAAGAGAAAAQEGPRGAVGGAMERPGGGGGSEGAWAALLGRQQQQQAREYCPGVKNQPYVCETGHCCGETGCCTYYYELWWFWLLWTILILFSCCCAYRHRRAKLRLQQQQRQREINLIAYHGACNYPTSMMDLRMLASFKLPAYEEVAHRPSTPPPPYSTILAQLGGPHSRLGSSPLTLSPSSENFTSCSCESSCLTSPSSTSLSVQITEETERSQASTPSEEGGSSSTGTGASWELPEEPAPCEAPTKQTLFSSSVDFFEADYHRCSDIEEEEEECVGEEEGAAQGDSSEHFRHRRLTGDSGIEVGRCQEEEGGEDSEEETHLLSKVGPESPQLSERKSLCGLQSDGGSEEPSSPALPV is encoded by the exons ATGGCGGCGGCTGAGGGGACGGgccgggcggccgggatggcggcGGCGGCCCCGGGCCCGGGGCGGCGGCGGGCGGCGGGGGCcggggcggcggcggcgcagGAG GGGCCGCGGGGGGCTGTAGGCGGCGCCATGGAGCGGCccgggggcggcggcggctccgAGGGGGCCTGGGCCGCGCTGCTGggccggcagcagcagcagcag GCCCGGGAATACTGCCCAGGGGTGAAGAACCAGCCCTATGTGTGTGAGACGGGCCACTGCTGCGGAGAGACTGGATGCTGCACCTACTACTACGAGCTGTGGT GGTTCTGGCTCCTTTGGACTATTCTCATCCTCTTCAGCTGCTGCTGCGCCTATCGGCACCGCCGCGCCAAACTgcgcctgcagcagcagcagcggcagcgtGAGATCAACCTCATCGCCTACCACGGTGCCTGCAACTACCCCACCTCCATGATGGATCTCA GGATGCTGGCTTCCTTTAAGCTGCCCGCCTATGAGGAGGTGGCTCACCGTCccagcacccctcctcccccctacaGCACCATCCTGGCCCAGCTGGGTGGGCCGCATAGCcgcctgggctccagtcccctGACCCTGTCTCCCAGCTCGGAGAACTTCACCAGCTGCTCGTGCGAGTCGAGCTGCctcacctcccccagcagcacgtCGTTGTCGGTGCAGATCACGGAGGAGACGGAGCGCAGCCAGGCCAGCACGCCCAGCGAGgaaggcggcagcagcagcacggGCACGGGCGCCagctgggagctgcccgaggAGCCGGCCCCCTGCGAGGCCCCAACCAAGCAGACCCTCTTCTCCTCCAGCGTGGATTTCTTCGAGGCCGACTACCACCGCTGCTCAGAcatcgaggaggaggaggaggagtgcgtgggggaggaggagggcgcGGCCCAGGGGGACAGCAGTGAGCACTTCCGGCACCGGCGCCTGACGGGCGATTCGGGTATTGAGGTGGGGCgctgccaggaggaggagggcggGGAGGACAGTGAGGAGGAGACGCACCTGCTCAGCAAGGTGGGGCCTGAGTCCCCCCAGCTCTCGGAGCGCAAGAGTCTCTGTGGGCTCCAAAGTGATGGGGGCAGTGAGGAGCCCAGCTCGCCTGCCCTGCCTGTCTGA